In Streptomyces dangxiongensis, one DNA window encodes the following:
- a CDS encoding ABC transporter family substrate-binding protein: MSHHGVGPRAVMRSAVFLTAGALAVPLLAGCGSDDKPAGPLAGQDIVPVARAQVADGGTLKWAVDAVPETLNTFQADADAGTSRIAQAVLPSMFRLDVNGRPVADPAYLESAKVIETEPRQVVLYKLNQQAVWSDGREIGAADFAAQWRALSGKDSAYWTARNAGYDRIAKIERGANDLQVRVTFSRPYADWKSLFSPLYPKDVMGTPDAFNDGARRKLKVTAGPFRVEKVDTAEKDVVLGRNPRWWGKPAKLNQIVLHAVARDKRAAALADGSVDLAEVDSTEAQRIGLAGRQKGTGTPLQGSGRTSVKKLRSWALAHGFDSDEVPRAKKKLRTVIKRYLEQQQALRDLDVRKSLEPAYTQLALNGSSGPLADERVRRAVARALDRAELARLVLTPLGLPAVPVGSHLALSGQIAYADSSGAIGDQDTKEAQALLADAGWVAGGPVRAEKKGEKAAGPQKPSEDVPDGGQDGQYIVGEDDKGHDGEHGGDERGDDEGQHRDGKDKRRAPADDKREHGDKDLAQEGRHGGAPGAYAPRGTAAPAAAPAGPLAKDGKALALRFVLPSGPGSDILGSVAARISAMLGQVGIRTTITKVSDDSYFKDHIASGDYDLALYSWPSSAFPATDARPVYAKPVPAADGSVNVEQNFTRVGTDQVDQLFDRAATTLDEDEERDLIRKADARIWAAAGSIPLYQRPELVGVRKNLVNAGAFGFQTPVYEDMGFLKKGVRVSASPASGSPDK; the protein is encoded by the coding sequence ATGTCCCACCACGGCGTCGGCCCGCGCGCGGTCATGCGCTCGGCCGTCTTCCTCACCGCGGGCGCGCTCGCGGTGCCGCTCCTGGCCGGCTGCGGCTCCGACGACAAACCCGCGGGCCCCCTCGCCGGGCAGGACATCGTCCCCGTCGCCCGCGCGCAGGTCGCCGACGGGGGCACCCTGAAGTGGGCCGTGGACGCCGTCCCGGAGACCCTCAACACCTTCCAGGCCGACGCCGACGCCGGCACCAGCCGCATCGCCCAGGCCGTACTGCCGTCGATGTTCCGGCTGGACGTGAACGGCCGCCCGGTGGCCGATCCCGCCTATCTGGAATCGGCCAAGGTCATCGAGACCGAGCCGCGCCAGGTCGTGCTGTACAAGCTGAACCAGCAGGCCGTCTGGAGCGACGGCCGGGAGATCGGCGCGGCCGACTTCGCCGCCCAGTGGCGCGCCCTGTCCGGCAAGGACAGCGCCTACTGGACCGCCCGCAACGCCGGCTACGACCGCATCGCCAAGATCGAGCGCGGCGCCAACGACCTCCAGGTCCGGGTCACCTTCTCCCGCCCCTACGCCGACTGGAAATCGCTGTTCTCCCCGCTCTACCCGAAGGACGTCATGGGCACCCCCGACGCCTTCAACGACGGCGCCCGCCGCAAGCTGAAGGTCACCGCCGGGCCGTTCCGGGTGGAGAAGGTCGACACCGCAGAGAAGGACGTCGTCCTCGGCCGCAACCCGCGCTGGTGGGGCAAGCCGGCCAAGCTGAACCAGATCGTGCTGCACGCGGTGGCCCGCGACAAGCGGGCCGCCGCGCTCGCCGACGGCAGCGTGGACCTCGCCGAGGTCGACTCCACCGAGGCCCAGCGGATCGGCCTCGCGGGCCGGCAGAAGGGCACCGGCACCCCGCTCCAGGGCTCGGGCCGGACGTCGGTGAAGAAACTGCGCTCCTGGGCGCTCGCGCACGGCTTCGACTCCGACGAGGTGCCCAGGGCGAAGAAGAAGCTGCGCACGGTCATCAAGCGGTACCTGGAGCAGCAGCAGGCACTGCGCGATCTCGACGTCCGCAAGTCCCTGGAACCCGCCTACACCCAGCTCGCCCTCAACGGCTCCTCGGGCCCTCTCGCCGACGAACGCGTCCGCCGGGCCGTCGCCCGCGCCCTGGACCGCGCCGAACTGGCCCGGCTGGTCCTCACCCCGCTGGGACTGCCCGCCGTACCGGTCGGCAGCCACCTCGCCCTGTCCGGGCAGATCGCCTACGCCGACAGCAGCGGCGCGATCGGCGACCAGGACACCAAGGAGGCGCAGGCGCTGCTCGCCGACGCCGGGTGGGTGGCCGGCGGCCCGGTCCGGGCGGAGAAGAAGGGCGAGAAGGCGGCCGGTCCCCAGAAGCCCTCCGAGGACGTCCCGGACGGCGGCCAGGACGGCCAGTACATCGTCGGCGAGGACGACAAGGGCCACGACGGCGAGCACGGCGGCGACGAGCGCGGCGACGACGAGGGTCAGCACCGGGACGGCAAGGACAAGCGGCGGGCGCCCGCCGACGACAAGCGCGAGCACGGCGACAAGGACCTCGCGCAGGAGGGCAGGCACGGCGGCGCGCCCGGCGCGTACGCCCCCCGGGGCACGGCCGCCCCGGCCGCCGCCCCCGCCGGACCGCTCGCCAAGGACGGCAAGGCGCTCGCGCTCCGCTTCGTGCTGCCCTCCGGGCCCGGCTCGGACATCCTCGGCTCGGTCGCCGCACGCATCTCCGCGATGCTGGGGCAGGTCGGCATCCGCACGACGATCACCAAGGTGTCGGACGACAGCTACTTCAAGGACCACATCGCCTCCGGCGACTACGACCTCGCCCTGTACTCCTGGCCGTCCTCGGCCTTCCCCGCCACCGACGCCCGGCCGGTCTACGCCAAGCCGGTCCCGGCGGCCGACGGCTCGGTGAACGTCGAGCAGAACTTCACCCGGGTCGGCACCGACCAGGTCGACCAGCTCTTCGACCGGGCCGCGACCACGCTGGACGAGGACGAGGAGCGCGACCTGATCAGGAAGGCCGACGCGCGCATCTGGGCCGCCGCCGGCTCGATCCCGCTCTACCAGCGGCCGGAGCTGGTGGGGGTGCGCAAGAACCTGGTCAACGCGGGCGCGTTCGGATTCCAGACGCCGGTGTACGAGGACATGGGCTTCCTGAAGAAGGGTGTGCGGGTCTCCGCGAGCCCCGCGAGCGGCAGCCCGGACAAGTGA
- a CDS encoding fumarate reductase/succinate dehydrogenase flavoprotein subunit, translating to MSVVDRQEWDVVVVGAGGAGLRAAIEARERGARTAVICKSLFGKAHTVMAEGGIAAAMANANEHDTWQVHFRDTMRGGKFLNQWRMAELHAQEAPDRVWELETWGALFDRTKDGRISQRNFGGHEYPRLAHVGDRTGLELIRTLQQRTVALQQEDFAETGDHESRLKVFQECTVTRILKNGDRVSGVFAYERETGRFLVLQAPAVVLATGGIGKSFKVTSNSWEYTGDGHALALLAGAPLLNMEFVQFHPTGMVWPPSVKGILVTESVRGDGGVLRNSDGRRFMFDYVPDVFKDKYAEAEDEADRWYDDPDDNRRPPELLPRDEVARAINAEVKAGRGSPHGGVFLDVSTRMPAEVIRRRLPSMYHQFKELADVDITAEAMEVGPTCHYVMGGIAVDSDTAAARGVPGLYAAGEVAGGMHGSNRLGGNSLSDLLVFGRRAGRHAAQYAQVLAHRRPPVDDAQVDTAAAEALRPFSAETQGGTDAPENPYALHQELQQTMNDLVGIIRREGEMEQALHRLAALRARARRAGVEGHRQFNPGWHLALDLRNMLLVSECVARSALERTESRGGHTREDHPAMDRAWRNVNLLCALADPTGALAAADPARGQIRLTRERTEPVRPDLLALFEKEELVKYLAEEELYE from the coding sequence ATGTCCGTGGTGGACCGGCAGGAGTGGGACGTCGTCGTGGTCGGTGCCGGCGGCGCGGGACTGCGGGCCGCGATCGAGGCACGCGAGCGGGGCGCCCGCACGGCCGTGATCTGCAAATCCCTGTTCGGCAAGGCGCACACGGTGATGGCCGAGGGCGGCATCGCGGCGGCCATGGCCAACGCCAACGAGCACGACACCTGGCAGGTCCACTTCCGCGACACCATGCGCGGCGGCAAGTTCCTCAACCAGTGGCGGATGGCCGAGCTGCACGCGCAGGAGGCCCCGGACCGGGTGTGGGAGCTGGAGACCTGGGGCGCGCTGTTCGACCGGACGAAGGACGGCCGCATCTCGCAGCGCAACTTCGGCGGGCACGAGTACCCGCGGCTGGCGCACGTCGGCGACCGCACCGGCCTGGAACTGATCCGCACGCTCCAGCAGAGGACCGTCGCGCTGCAACAGGAGGACTTCGCGGAGACCGGGGACCACGAGTCGCGGCTCAAGGTGTTCCAGGAGTGCACCGTCACCCGGATCCTCAAGAACGGCGACCGGGTCTCGGGAGTGTTCGCGTACGAGCGGGAGACCGGCCGTTTCCTCGTCCTCCAGGCACCCGCCGTGGTCCTCGCGACCGGCGGCATCGGCAAGTCCTTCAAGGTCACGTCGAACTCCTGGGAGTACACCGGCGACGGCCACGCGCTGGCACTCCTGGCGGGCGCCCCCCTGCTGAACATGGAGTTCGTGCAGTTCCACCCGACGGGCATGGTCTGGCCGCCGTCGGTGAAGGGCATCCTCGTCACCGAGTCGGTGCGCGGGGACGGCGGGGTGCTCAGGAACTCCGACGGCAGGCGGTTCATGTTCGACTACGTCCCGGACGTCTTCAAGGACAAGTACGCCGAGGCGGAGGACGAGGCCGACCGCTGGTACGACGACCCGGACGACAACCGCCGGCCCCCCGAGCTGCTCCCGCGCGACGAGGTGGCCCGGGCGATCAACGCCGAGGTGAAGGCGGGCCGGGGCTCCCCGCACGGCGGGGTGTTCCTGGACGTGTCGACCCGGATGCCCGCCGAGGTGATCCGGCGCCGGCTGCCGTCGATGTACCACCAGTTCAAGGAGCTGGCCGACGTCGACATCACGGCCGAGGCGATGGAGGTCGGGCCGACCTGCCACTACGTGATGGGCGGCATCGCCGTCGACTCCGACACGGCGGCGGCCCGCGGGGTGCCGGGACTGTACGCGGCCGGTGAGGTGGCCGGCGGCATGCACGGCTCCAACCGGCTCGGCGGCAACTCCCTCTCCGACCTGCTGGTGTTCGGCCGCCGGGCGGGCCGGCACGCGGCGCAGTACGCTCAGGTGCTCGCCCACCGCCGTCCGCCGGTGGACGACGCCCAGGTCGACACGGCCGCGGCGGAGGCCCTGCGCCCCTTCTCCGCGGAGACGCAGGGCGGCACGGACGCGCCGGAGAACCCGTACGCCCTGCACCAGGAACTCCAGCAGACCATGAACGACCTGGTCGGCATCATCCGCCGCGAGGGCGAGATGGAACAGGCCCTGCACCGGCTGGCCGCGCTGCGGGCCCGCGCCCGGCGGGCCGGCGTCGAGGGCCACCGCCAGTTCAACCCCGGCTGGCACCTCGCCCTGGACCTCAGGAACATGCTGCTGGTCAGCGAGTGCGTGGCCCGGTCCGCGCTGGAGCGCACCGAGTCACGCGGCGGGCACACCCGCGAGGACCACCCGGCGATGGACCGCGCCTGGCGCAACGTGAACCTGCTGTGCGCCCTCGCCGACCCCACCGGCGCCCTCGCGGCGGCCGACCCCGCCCGGGGCCAGATCCGGCTGACCCGCGAGAGAACCGAACCCGTCCGCCCGGACCTGCTCGCCCTCTTCGAGAAGGAGGAGCTGGTCAAGTACCTCGCCGAGGAGGAGCTGTACGAGTGA
- a CDS encoding succinate dehydrogenase/fumarate reductase iron-sulfur subunit — protein MSSYEARFRVWRGDAQGGGLTDYTVEVNDGEVVLDIVHRLQATQAPDLAVRWNCKAGKCGSCSAEINGRPRLLCMTRMSVFDRSETITVTPLRAFPVVRDLVTDVGFNYQKAREVPAFVPPAGVAPGEYRMMQEDVDRSQEFRKCIECFLCQNTCHVVRDHEENKTAFAGPRFLMRVAELDMHPLDAAADTGLDRARTAQDDHGLGYCNITKCCTEVCPEGIRITDNALIPLKERAADRKYDPLVWLGSKIRRRSP, from the coding sequence GTGAGCAGCTACGAGGCCCGCTTCAGGGTGTGGCGGGGCGACGCACAGGGCGGCGGCCTGACGGACTACACGGTCGAGGTGAACGACGGCGAGGTGGTCCTGGACATCGTCCACCGGCTGCAGGCCACCCAGGCACCCGACCTGGCCGTGCGCTGGAACTGCAAGGCGGGTAAGTGCGGTTCGTGCTCCGCGGAGATCAACGGCCGCCCGCGGCTGCTGTGCATGACCCGCATGTCGGTCTTCGACCGCTCGGAGACGATCACGGTCACCCCGCTCCGCGCGTTCCCGGTGGTCCGGGACCTGGTGACCGACGTCGGCTTCAACTACCAGAAGGCGCGGGAGGTCCCGGCGTTCGTGCCGCCCGCCGGGGTGGCACCCGGCGAGTACCGCATGATGCAGGAGGACGTGGACCGCTCGCAGGAGTTCCGCAAGTGCATCGAGTGCTTCCTGTGCCAGAACACCTGTCACGTCGTGCGCGACCACGAGGAGAACAAGACGGCGTTCGCGGGCCCGCGCTTCCTGATGCGCGTCGCCGAACTCGACATGCATCCCCTGGACGCGGCGGCCGACACCGGCCTGGACCGCGCGCGCACGGCCCAGGACGACCACGGCCTCGGCTACTGCAACATCACCAAGTGCTGCACGGAGGTCTGCCCCGAGGGCATCCGGATCACGGACAACGCCCTGATCCCGCTGAAGGAACGGGCGGCCGACCGCAAGTACGACCCGCTGGTGTGGCTGGGTTCGAAGATCAGGAGGCGGTCTCCCTAG
- a CDS encoding serine/threonine-protein kinase encodes MTSSLIRGRSRRTAVHTRARVARAVLGGLAGAGWLVLPVMTVAAHDPVPVAPAGTVAGAAQRQDETSSADLVLPLVAGVAAVSLAGYGYLRRTRRARTRTTPGTVSARPPAPTRADSERQARAALLLADECVRTSREELSFVRGLFGEERTEPFTHALRAAETELSAAFAIWRRYEEGAPEDAGARRQALVGVIGRCAEAGRRLDAEAVALDGLRGLGGAGADAGAARGPGADGRGAGGRGGAGAALEVAEGRFRDVAARTVTAQETLAALPERYTSTASAPVAGYVEQATDRLVFATARLNEARRAADVDDGERTARHLRAGEGAVAQAEILVGAVERLAALLREAAGLVPAALTGAEAELAAVRGGERGSPAPDGPRTRLAHADGVLAAVREELTGGPYDPLDALRRISRTVEWLGGARSGVLGTAALLVARGSVAGAEAFVGAHRGAVGTQTRARLAEAVRELGAGHPGRADSVAREARELGERDVRAYSNPYAGAGGKAAGAGGAGRETAGAAGAGGAGEDAAGVGGEAAGVAGAAGDAAGAGREAAGVAGAEGEAAGVGGGLGGVLLAEDPDGGPPASFGGPLTRSRHHL; translated from the coding sequence GTGACGTCCTCCCTGATCCGGGGCCGGTCCCGGCGTACCGCGGTGCACACAAGGGCGCGGGTGGCGCGTGCGGTGCTGGGCGGCCTGGCCGGAGCCGGGTGGCTGGTGTTGCCGGTGATGACGGTGGCGGCGCATGATCCGGTTCCCGTGGCCCCGGCAGGCACGGTGGCCGGTGCCGCCCAACGGCAGGACGAGACGTCCTCGGCCGACCTCGTGCTGCCGCTCGTCGCCGGGGTCGCGGCCGTGTCCCTGGCCGGATACGGCTATCTGCGCCGCACCCGGCGCGCCCGCACCCGGACGACCCCGGGGACGGTCTCCGCGCGACCGCCCGCACCCACCCGGGCCGACTCCGAACGGCAGGCCCGGGCGGCACTGCTGCTGGCCGACGAGTGCGTGCGGACCAGCCGGGAGGAACTGTCCTTCGTCCGGGGCCTGTTCGGGGAGGAGCGGACGGAACCGTTCACGCATGCGCTGCGGGCCGCCGAGACCGAGCTGTCGGCCGCGTTCGCGATCTGGCGGCGGTACGAGGAGGGCGCCCCGGAGGACGCGGGCGCCCGGCGGCAGGCTCTGGTGGGCGTGATCGGCCGCTGCGCGGAGGCCGGCCGCCGCCTGGACGCGGAGGCGGTGGCGCTGGACGGACTGCGCGGGCTCGGCGGCGCCGGGGCGGATGCGGGGGCGGCGCGTGGGCCGGGGGCGGACGGGCGGGGGGCCGGCGGGCGCGGTGGTGCCGGTGCGGCGCTGGAGGTGGCCGAGGGCCGGTTCCGGGACGTCGCGGCCCGGACGGTGACCGCGCAGGAGACCCTGGCCGCGCTCCCCGAGCGGTACACGTCGACCGCCTCGGCGCCCGTCGCCGGCTACGTCGAACAGGCCACGGACCGGCTGGTGTTCGCCACGGCCCGGCTCAACGAGGCCCGCCGGGCCGCCGACGTGGACGACGGGGAACGGACCGCCCGGCACCTGCGTGCCGGGGAGGGCGCGGTCGCCCAGGCCGAGATCCTGGTGGGCGCGGTGGAGCGGCTCGCGGCGTTGCTGCGGGAGGCGGCCGGACTGGTGCCGGCCGCGCTGACCGGTGCGGAGGCGGAGCTGGCGGCGGTCCGGGGCGGTGAGCGGGGCTCGCCGGCCCCGGACGGGCCGCGTACCCGCCTCGCCCACGCGGACGGCGTGCTGGCGGCGGTCCGCGAGGAGCTGACCGGTGGGCCGTACGACCCGCTGGACGCCCTGCGCCGGATCAGCCGGACGGTGGAGTGGCTGGGCGGGGCGCGGTCCGGTGTGCTGGGCACCGCCGCACTGCTCGTGGCGCGCGGTTCCGTCGCGGGGGCGGAGGCGTTCGTGGGGGCGCACCGGGGAGCGGTGGGCACGCAGACCCGGGCCAGGCTGGCGGAGGCGGTGCGGGAGCTGGGTGCGGGCCACCCCGGCCGGGCCGACTCGGTGGCCCGGGAGGCGCGGGAGCTGGGCGAGCGGGATGTCCGGGCGTACAGCAACCCGTACGCCGGTGCCGGAGGAAAGGCGGCCGGTGCCGGAGGGGCCGGCAGAGAGACGGCCGGTGCCGCCGGTGCCGGAGGGGCCGGAGAGGACGCGGCCGGCGTCGGAGGGGAGGCAGCCGGTGTCGCCGGTGCTGCAGGGGATGCGGCCGGGGCCGGAAGGGAGGCAGCCGGTGTCGCCGGGGCTGAAGGGGAGGCGGCCGGTGTCGGAGGGGGGCTGGGCGGCGTTCTCCTGGCCGAGGACCCGGACGGCGGCCCCCCGGCGAGCTTCGGCGGGCCCCTCACCCGGTCCCGTCACCACCTCTGA